ACCTGCTGATCAACCCCAAGACCGTGCTGGCGTGGCTGATCGTGGCGGTCGGTGCGCCCCAGGCACTGGTCGGGGTGCTGGTGCCGATCCGCGAGTCCGGCTCGCTGATTCCGCAGCTGGTGATCGGCGCCTGGGTGCGCCGGCACCCGGTCCGCAAATGGTTCTGGGTGATGGGCGCGATCCTGCAGGGGCTGGCCGTGCTCGGCATGGCCCTGGCCGTTTGGCTTCTGGAGGGTGTGCCGGCGGCCCTGACGGTGGTGGGTCTGCTGGTGGTGTTCAGCGTCAGCCGCGGGTTTTGCTCGGTGGCCATGAAGGACGTGCAGGGCAAGACGGTGCCGAGGTCCCGGCGGGGACGCCTCGCCGGGTTGGCTTCCACTCTGTCGGGCGTGGTCGCGCTGATCGTCGGGCTGCTGCTGTTTGAGGGCGGCAGTGATCCCAGCATGCGTTTTTACTCATTCCTCCTGCTGGCGGCCGGGCTGTGCTGGTTTGTGGCGGCTGCGGTGTTTGCCGGATTGGATGAGTTCGAGGGCGAGACGGCCGGTGGTGGCAACGCCCTGCGGGAGGCCGTCAGCAGCCTCAGCCTGCTGGGGCGCGATGCGCCCTTTCGCAACTTCGTGATCGCCCGGGCATTCCTGCTGGCGTCCGCCCTGGGTTCGCCGTTCGTGGTGGTACTCGCCCAGCAGAGGGATGAAAGCGCCGTGCTGCTGGGCGGCTTCGTCGTCGCATCCGGGCTGGCCAGCGCGGTCAGCGCAAGCGTGTGGGGCTTCATGGCTGACGCGTCCAGCCGCCAGGTAATGATCCTGGGCGGCGGTCTGGCCGCCGCGGTGTGCCTGTTCGTCGCCGGACTGACGCTGCTGAGTCCCACGTGGCGCGTCGGCGGATGGTTCTATCCCGGGGCGTTTTTTGTGTTGGCGATCGCCCATTCCGGTGTACGCATCGGTCGCAAGACCTACCTGGTGGACATGGCCGAGGGCAACCGGCGCACCGACTACACGGCGGTCAGCAACACCGTGATCGGGGTGCTGCTGCTGGTGACCGGTGGCCTCAGCGCGGCCGTGGCCATGCTGGGCACTTCCTGGGCCTTGCTCCTGCTCGGGGCCATGGGCCTGCTCGGGACAGCGTGGTCGTGGCGCTTGCCCGAAGTCT
This genomic interval from Lysobacter ciconiae contains the following:
- a CDS encoding MFS transporter gives rise to the protein MKHLSATERLYALVANEEDARVCTDISEDACREVPGNFFRIIVASMFTKIGDLLINPKTVLAWLIVAVGAPQALVGVLVPIRESGSLIPQLVIGAWVRRHPVRKWFWVMGAILQGLAVLGMALAVWLLEGVPAALTVVGLLVVFSVSRGFCSVAMKDVQGKTVPRSRRGRLAGLASTLSGVVALIVGLLLFEGGSDPSMRFYSFLLLAAGLCWFVAAAVFAGLDEFEGETAGGGNALREAVSSLSLLGRDAPFRNFVIARAFLLASALGSPFVVVLAQQRDESAVLLGGFVVASGLASAVSASVWGFMADASSRQVMILGGGLAAAVCLFVAGLTLLSPTWRVGGWFYPGAFFVLAIAHSGVRIGRKTYLVDMAEGNRRTDYTAVSNTVIGVLLLVTGGLSAAVAMLGTSWALLLLGAMGLLGTAWSWRLPEVSRTEANTADDGE